The following proteins are co-located in the Triticum aestivum cultivar Chinese Spring chromosome 1A, IWGSC CS RefSeq v2.1, whole genome shotgun sequence genome:
- the LOC123059986 gene encoding uncharacterized protein has product MVPNGNGNLKADTQQVESKTSENDPGVTDVNSLSTQNVSKQGNQRSGCLNFVNRFSSGAHFKKLGPSPSVKFRQLALQRDDFSRSIHSDNHDNHEHFRLIRKINWGHLWAMGKDWIRQPLNMALFVWIAVVSVSGAILFMVMTGMLNHALPSKSERDAWFEVNNQILNALFTLMCLYQHPMRIYNFVLLCRWDQKDILRLRKEYCKNGTYKPNEWMHMMVVVVFLNLNCFAQYALCGLNIGYRRSERPPLGVAVTISFAFGAALFASVYNIVSPLGKDYDAELREGDPEAQAGVTSTEGARPATSGRSLERRYSFLQSDERRFVESRPEWVGGLSDFWDSITIAYLSIFCSCCVFGWNVQRLGFGNMYVHIATFLLFCLAPFFIFNLAAVNINNETLREALGLTGIALCFFGLLYGGFWRIQMRKRFNLPGNPFCCRNPDVTDCFQWLCCCSCSLAQEVRTADYYDIAEERSYRGQVNGESQRVMSPLAREDGLPLFKSTPASPYRSSTGTASQSIFIMESPSAPRRSSGATPPGSSPANGGDRAMKAPAPSVLHREGEDES; this is encoded by the coding sequence ATGGTCCCTAATGGTAATGGAAACCTCAAAGCTGATACTCAACAAGTAGAGTCAAAGACATCAGAAAATGATCCCGGAGTCACAGATGTCAACAGTCTTTCCACTCAAAATGTTTCAAAACAGGGAAATCAACGGAGTGGGTGCCTCAACTTTGTGAATCGCTTTTCTAGTGGTGCCCACTTTAAGAAGCTGGGTCCTTCTCCTTCAGTCAAGTTTCGACAGCTTGCACTTCAGCGTGATGATTTTTCACGTTCAATCCATTCTGACAACCATGACAATCACGAACATTTTCGATTAATCAGGAAAATTAACTGGGGTCATCTGTGGGCAATGGGCAAGGATTGGATAAGGCAGCCCCTTAACATGGCCCTTTTTGTCTGGATTGCTGTTGTTTCTGTATCTGGTGCAATACTCTTCATGGTTATGACCGGGATGCTGAATCATGCTTTGCCTAGCAAATCAGAAAGAGACGCCTGGTTTGAAGTGAACAACCAAATTTTGAATGCATTATTCACACTCATGTGCCTTTACCAACACCCGATGCGGATCTATAACTTTGTGCTCTTGTGTCGATGGGACCAAAAGGACATTTTAAGGCTTAGGAAAGAATACTGCAAAAATGGGACATATAAGCCTAATGAGTGGATGCACATGATGGTGGTTGTGGTCTTTCTTAATCTGAACTGCTTCGCCCAGTATGCCTTGTGTGGTCTCAACATAGGGTACCGCAGATCTGAAAGGCCTCCCCTTGGTGTCGCCGTGACTatttcttttgcatttggggcTGCGTTATTCGCTAGTGTGTATAACATTGTGAGTCCTCTTGGGAAGGATTATGATGCAGAGCTGAGAGAAGGTGATCCAGAAGCACAAGCCGGGGTCACATCAACTGAAGGCGCCAGGCCAGCAACTTCAGGGAGGTCACTTGAGAgaagatactcttttcttcaaaGCGACGAGCGCCGTTTCGTGGAGAGCAGGCCTGAGTGGGTCGGCGGGCTATCAGATTTCTGGGACAGCATAACCATTGCATACTTGTCAATTTTCTGCAGCTGCTGTGTTTTCGGGTGGAATGTTCAGAGGCTTGGGTTCGGCAACATGTACGTCCACATTGCAACATTCCTGCTCTTTTGCCTGGCTCCGTTCTTCATCTTCAACCTGGCAGCAGTCAACATCAACAACGAAACCCTGCGAGAGGCGCTGGGGCTCACCGGCATCGCGCTGTGCTTCTTCGGTTTGCTGTACGGCGGCTTCTGGAGAATACAGATGAGGAAGAGATTCAACCTCCCTGGGAACCCCTTCTGCTGCCGTAACCCCGACGTCACGGACTGCTTCCAGTGGCTGTGCTGCTGCTCGTGCTCTCTCGCTCAGGAGGTGAGGACCGCTGATTACTATGACATTGCAGAGGAGAGGTCGTACAGAGGGCAGGTAAATGGGGAGAGTCAGCGTGTGATGTCCCCATTGGCTCGTGAAGACGGTCTGCCGCTTTTCAAGTCAACTCCAGCCTCGCCGTACAGGAGCAGCACAGGCACGGCTAGTCAGTCCATTTTCATCATGGAGAGCCCATCAGCTCCGCGGAGGTCGTCCGGTGCGACCCCTCCCGGTTCTTCTCCGGCAAACGGCGGCGACAGGGCGATGAAGGCGCCTGCTCCATCTGTCTTACACAGAGAAGGTGAAGATGAATCGTAG